The genomic region ggggaagaAATCGGTGCCACACAAACCCCCAACGAGTCTCACAATCGGAGAGATGTGGCAGCAGACACGAGGCGCAACCGAGGCCAACATGGCGGCCCAGCATGGCGGGTGCTCGGATTTTTCCGACGACATCTCCGACAACGAAGAGGGATATCTGATGACCCCAAACCCGCCTCAGAAGGCACGACAAAGGGGCACCGCGGAGGATGAAGGGCCGGTCACGGTTTCGGTCATGAAAGCGCTCATGGCGGATTTAAAAGTCAGCTTCCATGAAGAGATTAAGACGCTCCGAGCagacctgcagggcctgacaggccgcatctctAAACTGGAGGACTCGTCCATGACCCATACTCAAGACCTGACAACGGTACAACACGCATTACTAGGCCTGGATACACTGAACCGGCAACTCGACCAGCGCCTCGCGGCGCTTGAGGACGCTAAACGGGCGTCCAACGTAAAAGTAAGGGGAGTAAGTGAGAACATTGCCGAGGCAGATCTACCTCCTTTAATCGATCGGCTGCTGCTCGCAATTCTTCCGCAAGGGAACCGGGCAAAGATCACCCCAGAAAGGGTTTTCAGAATCCCTAAACCAACGACAGCACCGGCTACGGCCACACGGGATATTATTCTGAGCCTCCGCAGCAGTGGGCACAGGACGGCGATTCTGTCCGCTTTTCGAACCAAATCCCCCTTCCGATTTGAGAATATGGACATATCGCTCTACCCGGATCTCTCGAACAGCACTCTAGCTTGGCGAAGAACGATGAGGCCACTTACCACGGTACtgcgtgcccacaaggtggagtACCGCTGGCGACCCCACAGGACACTATCTGTTGCACGAGGAACGGAACATCACACTATACAGGACGCCAAAGACACCCCGGCGTTCCTCCAGCTCCTGGACTTGCCGCAAGAGTTGATGACCTCGGCAAACCCAACTACAACAGACAGTCGCAGCTCCCCCAACCGCACCCATGTATGGGACCCGGACAAGAGTGTCCCATTCGTCCCCCTGAGTTCCACGCCGGAGACATACGCTGCGATCACGACTTAGGGACTCAGGCAAAGCCACTAGTTTGGatgtttatattgtgttatgcATTTCATGTTTTTCTTTTCCGGAACTTATTCCGTGCAGGCGGCCGCCTCATGGGGACAACAACGACAGTAAGAGTACCAGAGACAACCATACAAGTTAGGACCTAGGAGACAGTGGTTAATGCACAAGCAGGGCACACCGGGGCATACCTGAATCGGGCTTCCAACGTGAGGCTCTGACCACCGCgaactgcctgtcatttttgcttTTAACTATACTTACCGTGATGCCCACTGGTATAACTTTACGTAAATGTTGTATATTAATCTCTATGTATGCACCTCTCGTATGCTCAGTGAATTGTACATGTAGGCACCTAGTGAATTCACACAGCCATATATAGTTAGACTTGAGTACAGCCCCCACGGTTTGCTTGTCTCATATAGGTGTCTCCTTGCAATTTATTCGTCTTACTGATGAGTATCCAGATTGTTGTCTAACTAATTTACAGAACTCATGAGTGTTCCCACGCAGCAGAGAATATTCGTTCCATGTAGCAGCAGTGCAGCATACCATACAATATACTTACCGCAGGCGACTAGCTCGTTAGCCACTGAACACATAGCGGTTTTATACCCAATGCAATTGTACCCTCATGCAAATAAGCGCTGTATTTGACAATGTGTGGACTCTACTGACCGCTTTCAAAAGTTATACTTAATGACCCACTCGAGTTCCTCTAAGCGTCCCACCCTAGATTTTATGCAGGGCATCTCTATACTTAGAGAGTATAGCACATGACTACACACTATAGGCTGCATCTAGCACTGATAACTGCCGTTTGGAGCTCCTTACTACAGCTTTTTGGTTTAACTTCTATATGTAATCTATTTAGTTACTGCAAACTCAACTGCACAGGCTTCGTTAGGCTGTCTACATTTTTGCATAATCATGGACATATCCATGTCAGAGAAGCGCTGCCAGCCATAATGCTTAAAGCATGCCTCGTTCCCGTAGTAACgttttttgctgtcatactgCATTTAAGTTTAAAGATGTTCAAATCTAGTCCTCTAATGAACATGTACATCGGTATAGCCCATAGATCAGCACTGACCAGCTGACAATCAGACGACAAGTCAAGGCAGGGGCTACCTGCTCCAACACCTATGCCACGACGTAATTGGGCTAGAGTAATGTTATAACTCTGTTTTAAACATGTTTGTCCAACCGTAATTAAAACCAAACGTGAACCTACTCCCGTTAAccaacacaaaaaagaaaaattaggcattgttcAGCAGGAAATGTAATTAACGCTGTATTAACCCTTATCTGTATATTACCATTGCATTTCCCCTCTTATTATTCTGTACCCtattgcacatgccttaataaaagaaagattgacaaaaaaaaaaaaaaaaaattacatcagtCGATCCCTAGTGAATATGCTCGTACAAAACAAGGAATCTTATTTACTGACTtataaaacttaaaggaacactatagtcacccagaccacttcagctcaattaagtggtctgggtgccaggtccctcaggttttaaccctgcagatgtaagaatagcagtttcagagaaagggttaatccaacctctagtggctgtcttacggacagccgctagaggcgcatccagcatgcagaatgtccataggaaagcagtgagaaatgctttcctatgaactgtttGAAAGCGCGAGCGGCACTTGCCGAtgttggcaggggaggagaggtcaccagcgccgagaaagcccggcgctggattacgGTAAGTAGCTGAATGGGGTTTTAACTATCTATCCCAACATATGCTCCCTATCCTTACatgaaagtaattcacaccaggaaCTCTTAGAATTTGAACCGATCATAGGGACCatgtcattgtttatatatatatatatatatatatatatatatatgcgcattACTGTCAAGACATCGCTTGCTACTGGTAGTTAACTGGTGGTTAACCTAGTTAACCATGCAGAGTTATGTGAACCCGCTATCCGTGATGCCTACAAGCAATTGTTTATTTCTCACGGCTTGTCCTCAGGTGTCAAATGTAGTGTCAGGAGGGAGAACatcagggtgggggcaccctcagagcacaatagtgtcaggaaaacgagtttgttttcctgacacaatagtgatcctttaattgtagtttaaagacacattactgtactattgctgttatacactcagacacaccaaaatATGGAGCTCCTGAAAAGGAGGGACATTCGGATACAAAATATGGGCAGAGGGATTTTGActttaaatagggacacttgggagacaTGCCTGGTCAAAGTACTGACAAAATATGCCAGGACCCCAGTGGCAGTGCCTTACTGGATTTATGAGAATATAAAACATCCCTATGTAATGGTTAACAGGCTAGAATCACAAGCAGAAAGTCCTATATAACCCCTACAAAAGGCATCCTCCATGTCAGCCATTCCCACACATGAAATACATGAATGCCTAGAACACACTAGTTTCCCATTGCTTATGTAAGAGACATTCTATCTCGACTTTTCTCTCTATTGTGTTCGTTGCGACGCTCTATCCGTATTTTAGTCTCGATGATACTGAAAGCGACGTTCTATCCCATCACACGATCCCCTCGCTTGGCGGCAGCAGGTCGCCATGGAGACGGTGCGGCGGATTGTAATTACGACGCTGACCCTGGGTGCTTTCGGTGGGGTCGGGGGTGTATTGTGGCTCCTGGTAGCCCCAGGAGAGCAGCGCAGGTTAGAGATGCGCAAGGTACGGGTAATGTTGTGTAACTGGCTGCTGTGAGCCGGGCGGACATGTTGTATCACGGCAGAGGTCGCTGATGTCATTCGGGATTCATTTTATAAACAATACTCCTAgtaatttataaataaagaataaaatctgCTTTGATGATAAATGTCCATTGACTGTGCTTTGCATGGAGAGAATTGCACGTCTTTTAGACTTTGTCAAGCTGCCTTAAACACGTGTTGTAAGAAACGCcgttttgaagtagttatggtgctaggagaaccctggtgctcaaccccccccccccccccttgcattGGGGacgcactgtagtgattatggtgcttgaagcgttcttttaattctttttaaCAAGTAAATGTGTTGAAATTGACACAGTGTTATTCACTGGCTGTCTCGTAAATTTCACTATTTAGGACAGACTAGTTGAACTGGAAAATAACTTGTCAGCAATGCACTTATTTATTCCTAATTTCagctatttaaaggatcactatagtgtcaggaaaacaacccgttttcctgacactatagtgccctaaggggacccccaccctcagggtccccctcccttggcgctgaaggggttaaaaccctttcagctacttaccttaatccagcgcctggctccctcggtgctggtgacctctcctcccccaccaacgtcAGCTCCCTTGTGGAGCGGAATTCGCATgccgcgcattcaaacagtccatagaaaagcatttctcaatgctttcctatggacgttctgcacgctggatgccaATTgcgcaggaagacagccactagaggtttatttattactgctatttatatagcgccaacagattctgcagcgctgtacaattagtggagaaacgtacaatatacacagacaaaaaaagaggtagagagagccctgcctgtAAGCTAATATCttgccattggagctcttttatacaaagtgcttggccagatggcccgtgagcttacaatctaaaggataccatggggatttgagacaggAGGAAGTTTGGATGGgatggctgaaagagttaacagagaagcagctattggtaagatgttaggggaatgaagaggtaattgggtgagaatctcaaacagctggaggagcatgctatatatttgagGGAAgggtgggaagtggggagaaaaaaaaatgcagtctttcactgagttgagtgaggcctgaagaacagagaatgggattgaacagttatatggaggtatttacaactggggaggagaaaaggagagtgagagaggggggtagagtatccatgtgttatatactattgaaaagtataggttggattaaccctgctatgtaaacaaagcagtttctctaaaacggaTATGTttacatgtaaagggttaaaacctgagggacgtGGCgcacagaccacttaattgagctgaagtggtttgggtgactatagtgtccctttaagtataaacATTTATATTCTTGTGAGTAGGCAAACCATTGTAGAACAATTTGAcctcttacctgaggtctgctaaGGACTGCTCCCCAACCCTCTACCCCCTACTAATTTTGGCAGGAGCTTAATTCCTGAAAGCAGGAAATGTTGTCCAATGGATGCCAGATATAATGTAAAACCATCTTAAAATGAAAATGCATTTTGTAATTGTTAGGAATTCTCTGATCTGTGGAGTACCATGCACACAACcttattacatattttattgaAAAAGCAGTATTCCAACAGAGCCTCGTAAGGTTAGTTAAACAAATCCTGACACTACATTTGACACCTGAGGACAAGCCGTGAGAAATAAACAATTGCTTGTAGGCATCACGGATAGCGGGTTCACATAACTCCGCATGGTTAACTAGGTGGTAGCTTTACCAGTAGCAAGCGATGTCTTGACagtaatgtgcatatatatatatataaacaatgacatGGTCCCTATGATCGGTTCAAATTCTAAGAGTTCCTGGTGTGAATAACTTTCATGTAAGGATAGGGAGCATATGTTGGGATAGACTCGGCTCACTGGAGCGGCATTATAAAAATGAACACGAGACATATAAAAACATATCGAGATGCATTGTGTTAATTATAAAATTGTCTCAGACCTTTGGTGGGCTAATGAGACAAGCCATGAAAGTGCATGTGACTTGTTAAGGTTAGCAACAATAAATGGGCCCTGGTTGCTTCCGTTATGAATGTTGCAGTAAGAGCGATGTAGTGAGATGCTGATAGTGCGTCTTTATGGTAGCTTTAAATAGCGCTCCTGATGTGTTGTTAACTATGCGCCAAATGGAAAATAAACAGAAGCCTACCCACTGTGTTACTGGAGGCCAATcaaatatgatttatttatttataaaatattttaccaggaaagatgtattgagatttctcttgttttcaagtatgtcctgggtcctcaAAATATGAAGAGGTAGTCATGAGTTACAGTGTGCTGTGGTGTTTTAGCATATATGGTCACCGCTGGGTTGTCTCATGTAAAACTAGGCAAACTGTAATCCCGCCTATCGTGGGATGGCAACAATAAGATAATGAATTGAATCATAGTGTGTTACAAAGTCCCGGGTAAATAGTAGTCCTTGTTACGTCAGAGCTAAAGCAACCGAGGGCTAACCACAACATACATTCTAGGTTCACAGCAGAGGAACATTTTGTAATGGCTTCTAGCAGGAGTTATAATGCGTCTGCTACGCTGGCATATAAGTTTAGTTAACTTTGCATCAATAAAACCGGTAATCATAAAAAACATATGGCAGATGTGTTCCAGATGTTAATTGATACAGGGGATCTGATTACATATTGTTGCAAATGGCCATATAGTTCTTGTTGTAAGTAGTCCCATTCTCTTTTGCCATATTCATGTACATTTTTCATGTCTTTATTCTGTTTTGTGTAGTTTATAAATGATCCACATTGAATGCATTAGTGGTTATGGCTAGGGATTGACCGATTATCGTTCTGGCTGATATTATCAGCAATATTGGTATCGGCcaataatgcagaccagggccaCCATTAGGGTCCTGGGAGGGCCCGCAGCAGTCCGTGGGAGCCCTGCACACTCTTACTTATCTTCCCAgtagctcccctgtgtaaatctcacgAGTCCCGCGGCTGTCAGTGTTGCCACGTGTttctatggcaacgctccgcacggcacACAAGCCtcaagagttagacaggggagctgctgggaagggatGTAAGAGTGTTGCTGGGCTCCCCAGGACCGCCGCGGGCTCCTGAGAGAATGCCATATCCCccttccctggccaggtaagaagcagggaggggggacaaacaaaatgtaaaaaaattcaatatttaaaaaattaaaaatgccccCACCCCTATTTAACACACATTACATACTTGCACAAacacccacactctgcattcattatatacacccaCTGCACAAacacccacactctgcattcattatatacacccaCTGCACAAAcatccacactctgcattcattatatacacccaCTGCACAAacacccacactctgcattcattatatacacccactgcacaaacacacccacactctgcattcattatatacacccactgcacaaacacacccacactctgcattcattatatacacccactgcacaaacacacccacactctgcattcattatatacacccactgcacaaacacacccacactctgcattcattatatacatccactgcacaaacacacccacactctgcattcattatatacacccactgcacaaacacacccacactctgcattcattatatacatccactgcacaaacacacccacactctgcattcattatacacacccacactctgcattcattatacacacccacactctgcattcattatatacacccactgcacaaacacacacacactctgcattcattatatactcactatacacacactactcattCTCAGAGCGCTAAGCTGTGCACAACCTGGTGTAGCTGAGAACTGCTAGCTAGAAAGGTAGCTAAGAAGAAGCTTAGAAGTTAAGAATTCACACTGTTCAGATATAGTttaactacttacattggggtgAGTAAGTAGTGTGCACCAGGGAATTCCTAGCACCATAAAAACTACAGCAGTTTATtgtggtcatagtgcttggaaTTGCATGACATTGCAACTTGTTTTTCAGGGTTCTTTGCAGTGATCCATCTAAATagttaataaattattattatgattattattgccatttatatagcgccaacagattccgtagcgctttacaatattaaattaatagtTGCAAATCGTATATACAGTAAAAAGAAGGAAACTTTTTAAATGTGACTCTGctgaaaatacattttcttttctcatttcaaGAATTATCCAGAAGCGAATCCAGCAACTTTGGCCGAGGTGCGGAAACGAAATGAGTTGGTACTTCAAATTATTAAAGAAGCAGCTGAAACAAATGAGAATGTGGCAAGGAAGTCACCATGGAAATAATGAATGCTGGCAATAGATAACTGTAAAACGTTTCCTATTTCTGTGGATATTTTTCAAGGCATTGACTGAAAGCGAATATTTTAAGCATAAAAGTTTGCCCATTTAATGAAATGTGAAATGCGCCTTCTTAAATACAATGCAGCCGTATCTGATACCCTGGGTTTCCTTTATATTGGGTGGTAGTGTTTCACCTTCCTAATTTTCTTAACATGTGTAAATACATTACCAATAGGAAGTTATTGTGTTTGGGAATACTTTGTTGAGATTATTTGCATTCTTACATGTATGATTTTGTGGACGTTACAAATTCTGACTGCAATTCAAACCTATGTTCAAAGGCTAACTAAAGATCTTTTCTTTGTAACACTGTTATTTCAATGAAAATAGAGGCAGTCTGTCTATATATAAAATCTtcatgcacacattattactgttaCTTGTTTGTTTCACTATACCCTAAAGCTAATGTATGAAAGGTTTATTTAGCAGGGAAATTGCATTCAGTCCTTTGGGACTTGTCTTGTAGTTCTTAAGGAATTGTCTTGTAGTCCAGAGTTACAGGTTTTGTTAGGTTTAACTTTTATTTGCAAAATAGAATTTTGGTGAGTTGCTAaatttagacttgtgcatggtacACTTCTTTGTTTCTTCCGATTTTTAAAGTTTTCAGAATTGAAAACGTTGTAGAGGACTTGGCAGGCTCTGCAATTTGCCCATTTGGCTGAATTTCAGTTCTGGAAACCAATTTGGCCAGTCAAGGGTTAATCATATGACCGCTAAAAAGCTTGCAGCCAATGGCCCATTAGCTAGTAATGTACACCCCTGCCCTACCTCTACCCGTGGGCATTGGTTGGGGTCTTCATTTTAAAGAACGAGGGGTCACTGTCTAGACCCCCTTCTTGTGTTCCCAAGACGCCGTACACATTTCACTTTGCTCAGGGCTTTCCTGAGGAAAAAATAACTGCAACTGTCATGCATATCTCTTTTTAAAATAGTCTTTTGATGATAGCTACTCAGCATCCTGGTTAAATTAATTCCACACCTGCTTTACATGCTCTAATCTGTGGCTTTTTGTGGCACTTCCAAAGGGGCACCTGCAGTGGAGGGGTCCGGGTTCTCAACTCAAAATGAATCTGGTCTGGACttaagtttgtttgagcagggccttcttcaactCTTGTCTCTGTAAATAATTTGTATGTCAATTATTTCTTCTGAAAAATCCTCATTCtctaattgtaaagtgc from Pelobates fuscus isolate aPelFus1 chromosome 1, aPelFus1.pri, whole genome shotgun sequence harbors:
- the LOC134595979 gene encoding ubiquinol-cytochrome-c reductase complex assembly factor 3-like — encoded protein: METVRRIVITTLTLGAFGGVGGVLWLLVAPGEQRRLEMRKNYPEANPATLAEVRKRNELVLQIIKEAAETNENVARKSPWK